CTGAGCTCCTTGGCGTAGCCGCCGCCGGCGGCGGCCTCCTGTGCGAGCTCGATGCCGACGTACTTGGCGCCGACGCTCTCGATCTGCTCCTTCACCTCGGGCCGGACGTCGGTCGCGAAGACGTTGGCGCCGAGGCGCCGGGCCGTCGCGATGGCCTGGAGCCCGGCCACCGCGGCGCCGATCACGAACACCTTGGCCGGGAAGACCATGCCGGCCGCGGTCGTGAGCATCGGGAAGTACTTGTTGAGGGCCGCGGCCGCGAGCAGCACCCCTTTGTAGCCGGCGATGCTCGCCATCGACGACAGCGTGTCCATCGCCTGCGCGCGCGTGGTGCGCGGAATGGCGTCGGTCGAGAAGGCGGTGATCTTGCGCCCGGCCAAGGCCTCCGCGATGTCGAGGTTGCGCAGCGGCATCAGCGTCCCGAGGAGGAAGGCGCCGGGGCGCATCGCGCCGACCTCCGCCGCCGTCGGCGCGGCGACCTTGCAGACGAAGTCGGCCGCGCCGAGGAGCGCGGCGGCGTCGGCCTCGATCGTGGCGCCCGCCTGCGCGTAGGCGTCGTCGCGGAAGTACGCCGAATCCCCTGCGCCGGATTGGACCGCGACCGCGTATCCCGCCTGCACGAGCTTCTTGCACGACTCGGGAACCAGGGCGACGCGGCGCTCTCCCGGCCGAGTCTCCTTGGGGACCGCGATCTTCATTCCTTCGTCCTCCGTGAACCGCCGGCTCGTGTCATGCGTACGATGTGGAGATGGTTCGCCCGACCCGGGCCCGCGGCGTCGGCGCGGCGGACGGGAAGCAGAGGGCGCGGACGCAACGGCGCGCGACAGTATGCGACCCTCGCGGACCCAGTCAAATGCGGGGCCGCCGAGGAGCTGCTGGCCGAGGGTCGCGGTGCGGCGACCCTCGCCCAGCCCCCCGAGCGCGCTCGGCTATCCGCGCTCAGCAGTCGGGAACGGGGCCGCCGGTGGCGTAGACGTTGTGGCGCCAGCAGTTGTTGGTGCCGGCGTCGACGACGTCCGGGTTGTTCCCCGCGAGGCGGTTGCCGGTGACGAAGTTGCCGCTCGAGTTCAGCGTGAGCAGGATCCCGGCCGCGGTGCCGGCATTGACGACGTTGCTCAGGATCTCCACCCCGTTCGATCCGAACACGTAGATGCCGACGCCGGCGCCGGTGATCTCGTTCTTCCGCACCCGCACGCCGACGGGCTTTCCGGGATTGTCGAGCGAGTCCTCGATCATGATGCCGCGGTCGTTCGGCGCGTGCAGGACGTTGCGTTCGACCCGCAGGTCGGCGTCGGGCGGCGTACCCCCGATGTAGATGGCGGCATCGCCGAACCCGTTCGGATCCTCGATGACGTTGCCGCGGATCCGCATGTTGGTGCCCTGGAACACGTTGATGCCGTACTCGACGCCGACGCACGTCGGCACGACCTTCAGGCGGTCGACGACGGTTCGGTCGCGGCCGGTCGCATCGATGCCGTAGAAGTTGCCGCCCCGCACCTCCAGCGTCCGGAGCGTCACGGCGTCGGCGGCCACCTGCACGGCGGTCAGCACCCCGCAGCCGGCGTCGATCACCGCCTTGCGGCCGTAGACCTTGAGCGGCTTGTCGATGGTGACCGCTTCGAAATACGTGCCCGGCCCGACACGCACCGTGTCCCCCGGCAGCGCGGCGTCTATGCCGTCCTGGAGCGGCGTCCCCGGGCCCGGAACCACCACGATGCGGCGCGCCGATGCGGGAACGGCGGACAGCAGCGGCCACGAGAGCGCGAGGGAGAGAGCGAGGGCGAGGGCTCGGGACATGCGGCGGACTCCTTGACGTGGGGATCGGCACCGGCGTCGTCGATCGCGAGATGCGATGCGCGCCGAGTCGGAGCATACGCGGGCGGCACGTATCAGAGCAACGAGGTTTCGCCCCTGGGGCAGCGGGCCTCCCGCCATGCGGAACGACATCGGGGGGCGCGGTCCGTTGCGCCTCGAAGCATCGCGCCCGGCCGCGGCCGCGATCCCGTGCGGCCGCGGAGACCTCGGATCGTCGGGCCGGCCCGTCGGTCCGCCCTTCGTTTGACCGTGCGCGCGGACTTTGAGACGGTCCGCGCGTGCGTCTCCGCTCCCTGTCGGTCGCCGGCGCGCTGGTCGTGCTGACCGTTCCCGCGCGCGCCCGGAGCGGCGAGCTCGAGAGCGGCTGGACGGCGGCGGCGCTCGCGAACGAAACCATGGAGTGCACCGAGTCGCTCGTGCGCGGCGCCTGGGAGAACGCCAAACGCGAGCAAGGCGCCGACGCGGCGCTGCCGCTCACCAAGGAGATCCGCGACCAGCTCGAGCCGCAGATCGCGTCGATGAAGAAGCTCTGCGCCTGCGCGGTCCGCGCCGGCGCCGAGCGCTACACGAAGGCCGAAGCCGACGCGGCGCCCAAGGATCTCGAGCGCTTCGTCGCCGACACGATCGCCACGGGCACCTGCAAGCTCGACCGCGAGTAGCGCGCCGCGACGGCATGCTGATCACGCAGACGCTCGACGTCGCCGCCCCGGCGGCGACGGTATGGCAGGTGGTGACCGATCTCGATCGCTACCCGCAGTGGAACCCGTTCGTGGTCGCGTGCCGCTCCACCCTCGAGCCCGGCACGCCGATCGCGATGCGCGTTCGCGTGTTGCCGTTCCTCGCCCAGCCGCAACGCGAGACGATCTTCGAGCACGTGCCCGGACGATGCCTTCGCTACGGCATCCACCCGCTGCCGCTCGGCGCGCTGGCGAGCGAACGCTCCCACGTCGTGGAGTCGGCCGGCGAGGAGCACAGCCGGTACGTTTCGCGCTTCGAGCTCCGCGGCTGGCTCGCTCCCGTGGTCGCGACGCTGCTCGGCGGCCGCCTCGAACGCGGCTTCGCGGCGATGAGCGCCGGCATCAAAGCGCGCGCCGAAGCTCTGCGCTCCGCCGCGCTACGGTGAGCGTCGGCAGCAGCAGGAAGCCCGGGATGCGGAAGACGCGGCGCTGGCGCTCGACCCGGAAGCCCGCGGCCCTCACCTGCGTCGCGAGTCGGCTCGGCGTCGTCCACCAGAGCGGCTGACCGACCATCCGCATGCCGAGCTCGACGGCGTCGGCGACGATCTCGAACGGCGGGCTCACGAGCGCGAGGAGGAGCCGTCCGCCGGGACGAAGCACGCGATGGAGGTCGCGGAGGGCGGCGTCCTGGTCGGGAAACCAGTGGAACGCCTCCGTCGACACCGCCGCGTCGAATGCGCCGTCCGCGAACGGCAGCCGCGTCCCGTCGCCTCGCACGAGCGCCGCCTGCCCGCGATCGCCGCGCAGACGCTCGGCCGCGTGCGCCAGCATGCCGGCCGAGAAGTCGCAGCCGACGACCATCGGCGCCCACGGCTCGGCGACCAGGCGGGCAGCGAGCCGGCCGGTCCCGCAGCCGAGGTCGAGGATGCGGGCGCACGGCTCGGAGGCCAGCGTCTTCCGCACCGCATCGTGGATCGGCTGGTAGGTGGCGCGCTGGACGAGGGGGAAGTCGTAGATGGTCGACCACGCGTCGAAGAACCCGCGCGAGGGTCCGGCGGCCATGGCCGCGACATAGTCGCGGCGGCAGCGGCGCGCAACGCGCAGCCGGCGTCCGCGCCGCGCCCGTCCGCTTCGCGGGCTGCGCGCCGGCGCCCGGCATGCCATAGCATGCCGATGTCCACACCCGTCCGACCGCCCTGCCCCGCGACCGCCGACGTCGTCGTCGTCGGCGCCGGCGCCGGCGGGCTCGCGGCCGCGATCTTCGCGGCGGAGGCCGCGCCGCAGAGGCGCGTCGTCGCGCTCGAGGGCGCCGCGAGGATCGGCGCCAAGATCCTGGTCTCGGGCGGGGGACGCTGCAACGTGACCCACGACGTCGTGACGGCGGACGACTTCAACGGCGTGCGGCCGGTGGTGCGGAACGTGCTCGCGGCGTTCGGCGTCGCCGCCACCGTCGAATGGCTCGCGTCGCTCGGCGTCGAGCTCAAGCGCGAAGAGACGGGCAAGCTCTTTCCGGTCTCGAACAGGGCGGCGACGGTCGTGCAGGCGCTCGTCGCGCGCTGCCGGGCGCTCGGCGTGACGCTCGCGACGGGGCACCGCGTGGCCGACGTGGCGCCCGGCGCCCACGGCGGTCTCCGCGTCCGGCACACCGACGGCGTCGTCGACGCGCGCCGCGTCGTCATGGCGACCGGCGGCCGCTCGCTCCCGAAGAGCGGCAGCGACGGCGGCGGCTTCGAGATCGTCGCGCGGCTCGGCCACACGGTGACCCCGACCCATCAGGCGCTCGTGCCGCTCGTCTTCGCGCCGGAATCGCCGTTCGGCGCGCTCGCCGGCGTCTCGCACCCCGCCGAGCTCGCGACCTTCGCCGGCGGCACGCTCGTCGACCGGCGTGCGGGCAGCCTGCTCTGGACGCACGTCGGCGTGAGCGGGCCCGTCGTGATGGACGCGAGCCGGCACTGGGTGATCGCCGCCGCCGCGCATGCCGCCCCCGAGCTCCGCATGAGCCTCTTCCCGGGCGAGGACTTCGCGGCGGTCGACCGCCGGCTCACGACCCTCGCGCGCGCGCGGCCGAAGCTCTCGCTCACCCGCATGCTCGCCGAGCGCGTCCCCGAACGCGCCGCCGCGACCCTCGTCCGCGTCGCGGCCGCCGTCGAACCCGCGACGCCGATCGCGCGCCTCACGCGCGAGGAGCGCCGGCGCGTCGTCCACGCGCTCACCGCGCTTCCGCTCCCGGTTGAACGACCTCGGGGATGGAACTATGCCGAGGTCACCGCCGGGGGCGTGCCGCTCGCCGAGGTCGATCATCGCACGATGGCGTCGCGGGTCGTCCCGGGCCTGCACCTCGTCGGCGAGATGCTCGACTGCGACGGCCGCATCGGCGGCTTCAACTTCCAGTGGGCGTGGGCAACGGGACACCTCGCAGGACGCGCGCTCGCACAAGGAGACTGACTCATGCGGACCACCGACCCCGTCGACCTCGGCCTCGACCCCGACCGCCTCGCGCGCCTCGTCGCCGCCATCGAGGCCGACGTCGGCGCGGAGCGCTACGACGGCGCCGTCGTGCTCGTCGCACGCGGCGGCCAGGTGGCGTTGCACGCGGCAATCGGCTGGGCCGACCGCGCGGCCCGCCGGCGCGCCGCCCTCGACGACGTGTTCACGATCTTCTCGGTCACGAAGACGCTCACCACCGTGGCACTGCTGATGCGGATCGACCGCGGCGAGATCGCGCTGACGACGCCGGTCGCGGAGGTGCTGCCCGAGTTCGGCACCTGCGGGAAGCAGCGCATCACCGTGTCCCAGCTCCTCACCCACACGGCCGGGCTCGCGACGGGCCTGCCGCCGCTGCCGATGGAGTCGCTCGGCGACCTCTCCGCGTTCGTCGCCGCCGCCTGCCGGCAGCCTCTCGAAGCGACGCCGGGATCGAGCGTCCACTACAGCGCCATCACCGCGCACGCGGTCCTCGCCGAGATCGTCCGCCGCCTCGACGGCGGCACGCGCCGGTTCCGCGACGTCCTCGACGCCGACGTGCTGCGGCCCCTCGGCATGCGCGACACGGCGCTCGGCCTCCGCCCCGACCTCGCCGCGCGCAAGGTCCCGGTCGTGGTCCGCGACCGCTCGCCGGGCGTGTTCGACCCCGACCTGCTCGAGGCGTTCAACGTGATCGTCGGACCGGACACGGAGATCCCGGCGGCGGGCGCGGTGTCCACCGTCGCCGACCTCTTTCGGCTCGCCGAGTGCTTCCGGCGCGGCGGCGAGTTCGAGGGCACCCGCCTCTTCGCGCCCGCGCTCCTGCGGCTCGCGACCGCCATCCATACCGGCGACCGTCCGAACGGCTTCTACGCCTTCGCGTGCGAGCAGCGCGGCTGGGATCCCTTCCCGGCCAACATCGGCCTGAGCTTCTTCGTGCGCGGCGCCGGCGTGTTCCCCACCTATCTCGGGCTCACCTCGTCGCCGCGGACGTACGCCGGGCTCGGCGCGGGCTCGTCGATGTTCTGGGTCGACCCGGAGCGCGACCTCACGTTCGTGCTCCTCTCGGCCGGGCTGCTCGAGGAGACGCGCAACCTCGAGCGCTGCCAGCGTCTCTCCGATCTCGTGCAAGCCGCTGCCGTCGACTGACGCCGCGCGCCGCTTGCGCGCGCGGTCCCGTCCGATACCCTGTGCTCCTTCACCGTGGACGCGCAGACGGCATCGCCGCAACGGAAGCGTGGCGCGCAAGCTCATGGAGGGTTCTCGTACGTGACGACCGGCAACTTTTTCACGGGGCGTTCGAGTCTCGACCGGCCGGCCGGCCGGCGCGCCGCGCGCTTCGCTTCCCGACGCCTGGCACCGCAGTTGCTGTCTCGTTCGCCCATGCGCTCGCCCATCGTGATCCCCGGCCTCATCTGCCTTGTCGTTTGCGCCGTCGCCGCCGGCTGCGTCGCGCCGCCGAAGAAGAAGCTCGCCGCGACGCGCCCGACGAAGGTCGCCGCGCCCGCCATCGATCCCAGCATCGGCGAGCTGCCCCCGGCGTCGGAGACGATCGTGAAGGCCTCCGCCTTCACGGCCTACATTCCGCGCCCCGACGAGGTGCCGGGCGTGGTCGGCAAGAACGAGCTCTACCGCGTCGCCGCCGGCCGCAATCTGCTCGAAATCGCGCGCGAGGGCGGGCTCGGGTTCCGTGAGCTCCGCGACGCCAACCCGCGCGTCGACGAGTGGGAGCCCAAGGCGGGCGTCGAGCTCGTGCTGCCGACGCGCCGCATCCTGCCGCGCCCGAACAGCTATTCGGGTCTCGTCATCAACATCCCCGAGTTCCGCCTGTACATGTTCCCCGTCGACAC
This genomic stretch from Deltaproteobacteria bacterium harbors:
- a CDS encoding Re/Si-specific NAD(P)(+) transhydrogenase subunit alpha, with the protein product MKIAVPKETRPGERRVALVPESCKKLVQAGYAVAVQSGAGDSAYFRDDAYAQAGATIEADAAALLGAADFVCKVAAPTAAEVGAMRPGAFLLGTLMPLRNLDIAEALAGRKITAFSTDAIPRTTRAQAMDTLSSMASIAGYKGVLLAAAALNKYFPMLTTAAGMVFPAKVFVIGAAVAGLQAIATARRLGANVFATDVRPEVKEQIESVGAKYVGIELAQEAAAGGGYAKELSEEDKLRQREMLADQCAAADVVITTALIGGVFAPRLVTADIVRRMQPGAVLVDLAADGGGNCELAKPGETIEVNGVTIIAPLNLAATMPTHASLLFSRNLTNFLTTFTKDKAFVLDQDDDIQRGSLVTHDGAVVSPRVREAIQAAKGKAS
- a CDS encoding right-handed parallel beta-helix repeat-containing protein is translated as MSRALALALSLALSWPLLSAVPASARRIVVVPGPGTPLQDGIDAALPGDTVRVGPGTYFEAVTIDKPLKVYGRKAVIDAGCGVLTAVQVAADAVTLRTLEVRGGNFYGIDATGRDRTVVDRLKVVPTCVGVEYGINVFQGTNMRIRGNVIEDPNGFGDAAIYIGGTPPDADLRVERNVLHAPNDRGIMIEDSLDNPGKPVGVRVRKNEITGAGVGIYVFGSNGVEILSNVVNAGTAAGILLTLNSSGNFVTGNRLAGNNPDVVDAGTNNCWRHNVYATGGPVPDC
- a CDS encoding SRPBCC domain-containing protein is translated as MLITQTLDVAAPAATVWQVVTDLDRYPQWNPFVVACRSTLEPGTPIAMRVRVLPFLAQPQRETIFEHVPGRCLRYGIHPLPLGALASERSHVVESAGEEHSRYVSRFELRGWLAPVVATLLGGRLERGFAAMSAGIKARAEALRSAALR
- a CDS encoding class I SAM-dependent methyltransferase — translated: MAAGPSRGFFDAWSTIYDFPLVQRATYQPIHDAVRKTLASEPCARILDLGCGTGRLAARLVAEPWAPMVVGCDFSAGMLAHAAERLRGDRGQAALVRGDGTRLPFADGAFDAAVSTEAFHWFPDQDAALRDLHRVLRPGGRLLLALVSPPFEIVADAVELGMRMVGQPLWWTTPSRLATQVRAAGFRVERQRRVFRIPGFLLLPTLTVARRSAELRRAL
- a CDS encoding aminoacetone oxidase family FAD-binding enzyme; amino-acid sequence: MSTPVRPPCPATADVVVVGAGAGGLAAAIFAAEAAPQRRVVALEGAARIGAKILVSGGGRCNVTHDVVTADDFNGVRPVVRNVLAAFGVAATVEWLASLGVELKREETGKLFPVSNRAATVVQALVARCRALGVTLATGHRVADVAPGAHGGLRVRHTDGVVDARRVVMATGGRSLPKSGSDGGGFEIVARLGHTVTPTHQALVPLVFAPESPFGALAGVSHPAELATFAGGTLVDRRAGSLLWTHVGVSGPVVMDASRHWVIAAAAHAAPELRMSLFPGEDFAAVDRRLTTLARARPKLSLTRMLAERVPERAAATLVRVAAAVEPATPIARLTREERRRVVHALTALPLPVERPRGWNYAEVTAGGVPLAEVDHRTMASRVVPGLHLVGEMLDCDGRIGGFNFQWAWATGHLAGRALAQGD
- a CDS encoding beta-lactamase family protein translates to MRTTDPVDLGLDPDRLARLVAAIEADVGAERYDGAVVLVARGGQVALHAAIGWADRAARRRAALDDVFTIFSVTKTLTTVALLMRIDRGEIALTTPVAEVLPEFGTCGKQRITVSQLLTHTAGLATGLPPLPMESLGDLSAFVAAACRQPLEATPGSSVHYSAITAHAVLAEIVRRLDGGTRRFRDVLDADVLRPLGMRDTALGLRPDLAARKVPVVVRDRSPGVFDPDLLEAFNVIVGPDTEIPAAGAVSTVADLFRLAECFRRGGEFEGTRLFAPALLRLATAIHTGDRPNGFYAFACEQRGWDPFPANIGLSFFVRGAGVFPTYLGLTSSPRTYAGLGAGSSMFWVDPERDLTFVLLSAGLLEETRNLERCQRLSDLVQAAAVD